Within Desulfobacterales bacterium, the genomic segment AAAGGGAATTGAATACATTGCCTCTCACGAGGACATCAGAGACGTACTAATCTCTGGTGGAGACCCGTTGCTTATGTCCAACAATAAAATCGATGATGTCCTGTCAAAACTGAAGGAAATACAACATGTTCAATTGATAAGAATAGGGACAAGAGTCCCATGTGTCTGGCCGCAAAAGATTATTGAAGATGAAGAACTTATCGGGGTGCTTAGAAAACACACCCCCCGGTCAATTAAAGAACCGCAACTCTATATAAACACGCACTTTAATCATCCCAATGAAATCACTGCTGAAAGCTACGAGGCCGTTAACGTGTTAAGACAACTGGGTATTCCCATAGGAAATCAGACTGTTTTAATGAAAGGAGTGAACGATGATACGGATGTAATGAGAAACTTGGTACACGGCCTCGGGAAAATGGGTATAAAACCATATTATCTCTATTATGCCGATCTGGTTGAAGGGACAGGTCATTTTAGAACAGAAGTTTACCGAGGTAAAGAGATCTGTAGAGACCTTTGCGGAAACACCACAGGATTTCTACGCCCTGTTTATGTAGTAGATGCACAGGGCGGAAGAGGTAAGGTTCCTGTTGATCTCGGTTTTTCAGATGGAATAAGTAAAGAAAAAAATGGCGGAACGTTAACTTCACCGATTGGACTCGGGAAAGTTTTTATAAATGATCCACCCGAAAAAATTGAAGGCAAAAAAAAGAGAAAATCGCTCACAAAGCCGGTATGTTGAAAAGACGCGATTTCAGTAAAAGATTGCATAACATCGCGCTGGTGAAGACGGCGAAAAGCATGCCGCCTCACAGCTTCGCGTTAGGCTTTTACGTCACCACAGACGAGACAAAATGATGATCAATGACAAGATTAAAAGTGCATCTCCCCATGTCCTACCGGCCCTGCCCTACGCGAATAACGCGCTGGGTCCCGTCATCTCCGCAAATACGATCGGCTTCCACTACGGCAAACATCACAAGGGATATGTCGATAACTTGAACAAGCTGGTTGCGGGGACCGAGTTTGCCGGACTGAATTTAGAGAAAATCATAACTGAAACAGCCGGTAAAGTGGACAAAACCGCGATTTTTAATAATGCCGCACAAACATGGAACCATACGTTTTACTGGAGTAGTTTGAAACCT encodes:
- a CDS encoding KamA family radical SAM protein, which encodes MAIEPKLKDVIAKYPMRVNKYYLSLIEKVNDGIWKQAIPGIGELEHYKDLTPDPLDEEGDIPLGGPRTIVHRYPDRVLLLISNECAMYCRFCTRKRKVGDDRKNPGIEDIKKGIEYIASHEDIRDVLISGGDPLLMSNNKIDDVLSKLKEIQHVQLIRIGTRVPCVWPQKIIEDEELIGVLRKHTPRSIKEPQLYINTHFNHPNEITAESYEAVNVLRQLGIPIGNQTVLMKGVNDDTDVMRNLVHGLGKMGIKPYYLYYADLVEGTGHFRTEVYRGKEICRDLCGNTTGFLRPVYVVDAQGGRGKVPVDLGFSDGISKEKNGGTLTSPIGLGKVFINDPPEKIEGKKKRKSLTKPVC